In the Paenibacillus sp. FSL H7-0357 genome, one interval contains:
- the gnpA gene encoding 1,3-beta-galactosyl-N-acetylhexosamine phosphorylase, whose amino-acid sequence MSNLTKGAFTLPGESGYEALTLKLAERWGADVIRDSDGTQLSDEIINAGYGIYSTICIIREHNVWASQNPDKLQQCFLITNPKVAVQDYVSIYLMEDFFAEQFRVNDSKEAFKYWQVVDRTTGEEVPREQWNYDRESGNIVLTGIAPWHKYTVSFMAYRIWEEISMYNHTTNNWDKEHLMQIDPIYPETQKYLLDWMENWCVQHKETTVVRFTSLFYNFAWIWGSSERNRHLFSDWGSYDFTVSSRALDLFAKRYGYSLTAEDFVNGGKYRVSHIPAEQRKLDWMAFINDFVIGYGKQLIDIVHRHDKLAYVFYDDSWVGVEPYNERFQEFGFDGMIKCVFSGYEARLCSGVKVDTHEIRLHPYLFPVGLGGLPTFMEGGDPTLDAKKYWINIRRALLREPIDRIGLGGYLHLVEPYPDFCDYIEKIANEFRQIKELHQQGKPYQIKTRVAILHAWGKLRSWTLSGHFHETYMHDLIHINEALSGLPVDVQFIDFEDIRQGVLQDCDVVINAGSAGSAWSGGDYWKDNKCVDILTKWVYEGGAFIGINQPSAVDGYDSYFRMAHVLGLDEDTGSRIAHGKWTYETRDEYSLVPEGASITPKNSIYLTDGSAAVMDETGGRITLSTHAFGKGKGIYLPSFEFSFANTRLLLNLIRYAGNELHEMKYITDNLFTECAYYPESKMLVVINNSDQLQSTTIDMEYGQQTLELAPYDTIISTIGE is encoded by the coding sequence TTGTCCAATCTAACCAAGGGAGCCTTTACCCTGCCGGGAGAATCCGGTTATGAGGCGCTGACCCTGAAACTCGCTGAACGGTGGGGTGCCGATGTCATCCGTGACAGTGACGGCACGCAATTGTCCGATGAGATTATAAATGCAGGATACGGTATCTACTCTACAATCTGTATCATTAGGGAACATAATGTGTGGGCGTCGCAAAATCCGGATAAGCTGCAGCAGTGTTTTTTAATTACGAATCCAAAGGTGGCTGTACAAGATTATGTATCCATCTATCTGATGGAGGATTTTTTTGCTGAACAATTCAGAGTGAATGATTCCAAAGAGGCATTTAAATATTGGCAGGTTGTAGACCGGACGACCGGGGAGGAAGTTCCGAGAGAACAGTGGAATTATGATCGGGAATCGGGAAATATAGTCCTTACCGGAATTGCTCCGTGGCATAAATACACGGTCAGCTTCATGGCTTACCGGATCTGGGAAGAGATCTCCATGTACAATCATACGACGAATAACTGGGATAAAGAGCATTTGATGCAGATTGATCCCATCTATCCGGAAACGCAAAAGTATCTGCTGGACTGGATGGAAAACTGGTGTGTACAGCATAAGGAAACAACGGTTGTCCGGTTTACTTCGCTTTTTTATAATTTCGCCTGGATCTGGGGCAGCAGTGAGCGCAACCGCCATCTGTTCTCGGACTGGGGTTCATACGATTTCACGGTAAGTTCAAGAGCGCTTGATCTGTTCGCCAAGAGATATGGATATTCGCTGACTGCCGAGGATTTTGTGAATGGCGGCAAATATCGCGTCAGTCACATCCCGGCTGAGCAGCGCAAGCTCGACTGGATGGCCTTTATCAATGATTTTGTAATCGGATATGGCAAGCAATTAATTGACATTGTACATCGGCACGACAAACTAGCGTATGTCTTCTATGATGATAGCTGGGTTGGCGTCGAGCCTTACAATGAACGCTTTCAGGAGTTTGGCTTTGACGGGATGATTAAATGCGTGTTCTCGGGTTATGAGGCACGGCTGTGCTCAGGTGTAAAAGTAGATACGCATGAGATCCGGCTGCATCCGTATCTTTTTCCGGTTGGGCTAGGCGGACTTCCTACCTTTATGGAGGGCGGCGACCCCACGCTGGATGCCAAAAAGTACTGGATCAACATCCGGCGCGCGCTCCTGCGGGAGCCTATTGACCGGATCGGACTGGGCGGGTATTTACATCTGGTAGAGCCTTACCCGGATTTCTGCGATTACATCGAAAAGATTGCCAACGAATTTAGACAAATTAAAGAGCTGCATCAACAAGGCAAACCTTATCAAATAAAGACGAGAGTAGCCATTCTGCACGCTTGGGGTAAATTAAGATCGTGGACATTGTCCGGCCATTTCCATGAAACGTATATGCATGATTTGATTCATATTAATGAGGCTTTATCCGGATTGCCGGTTGATGTGCAGTTCATTGATTTTGAGGATATCCGTCAGGGCGTACTGCAGGATTGTGATGTCGTGATCAATGCCGGCTCTGCCGGATCTGCCTGGAGCGGCGGGGACTACTGGAAGGACAACAAGTGTGTGGATATACTGACCAAATGGGTGTATGAGGGCGGTGCTTTTATCGGGATTAACCAGCCTTCGGCGGTCGATGGCTATGACAGCTACTTCAGAATGGCACATGTTCTAGGTCTGGATGAGGATACCGGCTCCAGGATTGCTCATGGAAAATGGACTTATGAGACTCGGGACGAGTACAGCTTGGTGCCTGAAGGGGCCAGCATAACACCCAAGAATAGCATTTATCTTACCGACGGGTCAGCTGCGGTAATGGATGAAACGGGTGGCAGGATCACACTGTCTACTCATGCCTTCGGTAAAGGCAAGGGGATCTACCTTCCTTCGTTCGAGTTCAGCTTTGCGAATACAAGATTGCTGCTGAATCTGATCCGCTATGCGGGCAATGAGTTACATGAAATGAAGTACATTACGGATAACTTATTTACAGAGTGTGCCTATTATCCGGAAAGTAAAATGCTGGTTGTGATTAACAATAGTGATCAGCTTCAAAGTACTACGATTGATATGGAGTATGGGCAACAAACGTTGGAGTTAGCTCCGTATGACACGATTATCTCAACTATTGGCGAATAA